A window of the Schistocerca nitens isolate TAMUIC-IGC-003100 chromosome 5, iqSchNite1.1, whole genome shotgun sequence genome harbors these coding sequences:
- the LOC126260763 gene encoding uncharacterized protein LOC126260763 encodes MSNEAEETAAPARARRRDARPSAPEGQARAASEGGAGPAPACRLLRAVRPPPPPPPPPPPPPHIRFPGAADAPDAPPPHLNSSSDVLPSQEDMTVASAGRVSGDSASAAASHSPSVALPAHEDMEDLASAAGVSGDDESVVASHSPPVAFPAPEVIEVLASATGGCAGAVANNSSSDISTAAAAPQS; translated from the exons ATGTCCAATGAAG CTGAGGAGACGGCGGCGCCGGCGAGAGCGCGGCGTCGCGACGCCCGTCCGTCGGCACCGGAAGGGCAGGCGCGCGCGGCGTCCGAGGGCGGCGCCGGACCTGCGCCCGCGTGCCGACTGCTGCGTGCGGTgcgtccgccgccgccgccgccgccgccgccgccgccgccgccacacatCCGGTTCCCAGGCGCGGCCGATGCCCCTGACGCGCCGCCCCCACACCTTAAC TCTTCATCAGATGTTCTTCCATCACAAGAAGATATGACAGTAGCTTCAGCAGGACGAGTGTCTGGAGATAGTGCAAGTGCAGCTGCTAGCCACTCACCATCAGTTGCTCTTCCAGCCCATGAAGATATGGAAGATCTAGCTTCAGCAGCAGGTGTGTCAGGTGATGATGAAAGTGTTGTTGCTAGTCACTCACCTCCAGTTGCTTTCCCAGCACCAGAAGTTATAGAAGTCCTAGCTTCAGCAACAGGTGGCTGTGCAGGTGCAGTTGCAAATAACTCATCATCAGACATTTCTACTGCAGCAGCTGCACCTCAAAGTTAA